One Dictyostelium discoideum AX4 chromosome 3 chromosome, whole genome shotgun sequence genomic region harbors:
- the tmem208 gene encoding DUF788 family protein produces MANSGAKKRKTQNEKELFKVRLIMAAGTIPYILYRVVYHSETFGGWLWFAYLSLNALNMFAYYIITSMCKLTYDNNGELIDGGSDLNQGGMTEYYFDIIYVCCIIQGLGLISDKCLYLILVIPAFAIFKIWKTFIGPYLASRNQQQQQPQEEKSKRREKMEKKQEKQKVKYVK; encoded by the exons atggcAAATTCAGGagcaaaaaaaagaaagacacaaaatgaaaaagaattatttaaagttaGATTAATAATGGCAGCAGGTACAATTccatatattttatatcgTGTCGTTTATCATAGTGAAACATTTGGAGGATGGCTATGGTTTGcatatttatcattaaatgcACTCAATATGTTTGCATACTATATCATTACATCAATGTGTAAATTAACctatgataataatggtgaacTTATTGATGGTGGTTCTGATTTAAATCAAGGTGGTATGACAGa aTATTACtttgatattatttatgTTTGTTGTATTATTCAAGGATTAGGTTTAATTTCAGATAAatgtttatatttaattttagttaTTCCAGCATTTgcaatctttaaaatttggaaaactTTCATTGGACCATATTTAGCAAGTagaaatcaacaacaacaacaaccacaagaAGAAAAGAGTAAAAGAAGAGAGAAAATGGAAAAGaaacaagaaaaacaaaaagttaaatatgttaaataa
- the clkA gene encoding CLK family protein kinase encodes MDRFQTKRKTYSYNGYSNNDYGYYNNNCSNVNYNNDIHYKNNNYNNNNNNNNSNSGNNFNNNNNNNNNNNNNNNNNNNNNNNNNNYTYGNNNNNNSNNNNNNINNNGNSNNNNNNSNGSENNYFQSENQSNKDQNSYFNSSYLRNPVDNYNHNNNNHNNNAFDNNNYNTQNLGDYSYKNDGYNNDNNNNDNNNSYGDTDREKYSIEKICNENDYDSVNNNNNNRNYSNSYNNNNYNDGNNNYNSNNYNYNNNNNNNNNINNNNNSNSNSNSNSNSNSNSNSNSNSNNNNYNNYGYNNHKSNNGGNRYSDDDDNVFNNNNNNNNNNNNNYNNYNSNNNYNNDYDYNDGKRANIYSRNNSNNNNNSKSGNNNSNNYNHNNSNNNGGYNNYNNGYNNYNNNNSNNSNHNSSYNNNNNNNYNNNNNNNNNNNNNNNNNNNNNNNNNNNNNNNNNNNNNNNNNNNNNNNNNNNISNNSNNNNFNYNNDNDRNNSNGNYNNNSSNINNNNNNNNNSNSYHNSCISYSNGGSNSKNSNKNNYNNQQSNANGNHVGNSKNNESCNNTNTNIEKSNKSMWDDENDYYKVQVGEYLNNRYKVLCTVGSGTFSTVVECWDTNSSGQVAIKIVRSAKKYTEDALVEIDILRNLEKTGNSNGKYLSHCIRLLDSFLFKDHICLVFKRYGLSLYEFLKKNRYRPLPLSQIQNISKQLLTAIYSMHKLSLVHTDLKPENILLESSRFTYFDNSIPLQFKNSIDTTSNNSVDHYCHLVDTDIVVIDFGGATFENTHHTAIVCSRPYRPPEIILGMGWSYPCDIWGVGCILVELYLGYTLFDTHNNVQHLAMMEKVMGPFPNSMSNVSKKYFNDYGTLNRPQNSDEIKSMERVEGLKQLKEYFHPCHDSFFDLASRLLEYQPSKRISASDALSHPFLFETIENDCFGPI; translated from the exons atggaTAGATTccaaacaaaaagaaaaacctATAGTTACAATGgatatagtaataatgacTATGGATActacaataataattgtagtaatgtaaattacaataacgatattcattataaaaataataactataataataataacaataataataatagtaatagtggtaataactttaataataataataataataataataataataataataataataataataataataataataataataataataataattacacatatggtaataataataataataatagtaataataataataataatattaacaataatggtaatagtaataataataataataatagtaatggaagtgaaaataattattttcaatcaGAGAACCAATCAAATAAAGATCAAAATAGTTATTTTAATAGTTCATATTTACGAAATCCGGTCGATAActataatcataataataataatcataataataacgcttttgataacaataattataataccCAAAATTTGGGTGACTATAGTTATAAAAATGATGGCTATAATaatgacaataataataatgataacaaCAACTCTTATGGAGACACTGATAGAGAAAAATATAGTATAGAGAAAATATGTAACGAAAATGATTACGAtagtgttaataataataataataatcgcAACTATAGtaatagttataataataataattataatgatggtaataataattataatagcaataattataattataataataataataataataataataatattaataataataataatagcaatagcaatagcaatagcaatagcaatagcaatagcaatagcaatagcaatagcaatagcaataataacaactataataattatggttataataatcataaatcAAACAATGGAGGAAATAGATatagtgatgatgacgacaatgtatttaataataataataataataataataataataacaataattataataattataatagtaataataactacAACAATGATTATGACTATAATGATGGTAAGAGAGCTAATATCTATAGTAGAAACAAtagcaacaataataacaatagcaagtcgggtaataataatagtaacaactATAaccataataatagtaataataatggtggttataataattacaataatGGCTATAACAactataacaataataatagtaataatagcaatCACAATAGTTcgtataataataacaataataataattataataataataataataataataataataataataataataataataataataataataataataataataataataataataataataataataataataataataataataataataataataataataataataataataataataataatattagtaataatagtaataacaacaattttAACTATaacaatgataatgataggaataatagtaatggtaattataacaataatagtagtaatattaacaacaacaataataataataataatagcaatagttATCATAACAGTTGTATTAGCTATAGTAATGGAGGCAGCAATAGTAAAAActcaaataaaaacaattacaataatCAGCAAAGCAATGCAAATGGTAACCACGTTggaaatagtaaaaataatgaaagctgtaacaataccaatacaaatatagaaaaatcaaataaatcaatgtGGGACgatgaaaatgattattataaagTTCAAGTTGGTGAATACCTTAACAATAGAT ataaaGTTTTATGTACAGTTGGGTCAGGTACATTTAGTACTGTAGTCGAATGTTGGGATACCAATTCAAGTGGCCAAGTAgcaattaaaattgttagATCTGCTAAAAAGTATACAGAAGATGCCCTCGTTGAAATTGACATATTAagaaatttagaaaaaactGGAAATTCAAATGGAAAATA tctTAGTCATTGTATTAGATTATTagattcatttttatttaaagatcaCATTTGTTTAGTATTTAAAAGGTATGGACTTAGTCTTTatgaatttttgaaaaagaatagATATAGACCACTTCCTTTAtctcaaattcaaaatattagTAAACAATTGTTAACTGCAATTTATT CAATgcataaattatcattagttCATACAGATTTAAAACCAGagaatattttattagaGTCATCAAGATTTACATACTTTGATAATTCAATACcattacaatttaaaaattccattgatacaacatcaaataattcagTGGATCATTATTGCCATTTAGTTGATACTGACATTGTGGTTATTGATTTTGGTGGTGCAACATTTGAAAATACTCATCATACTGCTATCGTTTGTAGTAGACCTTATAGACCACCAGAGATTATCTTGGGAATGGGTTGGAGTTATCCATGTGATATTTGGGGTGTTGGTTGTATATTGGTTGAGTTGTATTTAGGTTATACTTTATTCGATACTCATAATAATGTACAACATTTAGCAATGATGGAGAAAGTAATGGGACCATTTCCAAATTCAATGTCAAATGTTTCaaa aaAATACTTTAATGATTATGGTACATTAAATAGACCTCAAAATTCTGATGAAATTAAGTCAATGGAAAGAGTTGAAggtttaaaacaattaaaagaatatttcCATCCTTGTCATGattcattttttgatttagCAAGTCGTTTATTAGAATATCAACCATCAAAAAGAATTTCTGCTTCAGATGCACTTTCTCATCCATTCTTAtttgaaacaattgaaaatgattgttttggtccaatttaa
- the psmD11 gene encoding 26S proteasome non-ATPase regulatory subunit 11, producing the protein MNWKEQLEEIGNCQDSNKAIQDYNKILTIQESPDDIKEEAILRLAKLFVKIGKGDQLPTLLRSVRPFFDKISKPKTDKIVRNFIDIFSTVPDNLTTLIEFVKENIQWCKDTNRIYLRQRLETKLFTLMFEAKDYANALSGLTTLLTEIKRLDDKPLLVEIQLVESRIQHALKNIPKARAALTSARTNANTIYCPPKLQAEIDMQSGILHSEEKDYKTAFSYFFESYETYDSLEDPFAMKALKYMLLCKIMTNQTDDVHALVNGKIGLKYHNNRSIEAITQISKSHAKRSLHMFQEVTKEFSDQLSDDPIIHSHLTELYSNLLEQNLCRIIEPFSRVEISHIAKLIDLPVDVVERKLSLMILDKKYNGILDQGTGTLIVFEEQKEDKLFNCSLETIGALSRVVDLLYEKTNKLS; encoded by the exons ATGAATTGGAAAGAGCAACTTGAAGAAATTGGTAATTGCCAAGATTCAAACAAAGCTATCCaagattataataaaattctcACTATTCAag AATCACCAGATGATATTAAAGAGGAAGCAATTCTTAGATTAgcaaaattatttgtaaagaTTGGTAAAGGTGATCAATTACCAACACTTTTAAGATCAGTTAGAccattttttgataaaatttctaAACCAAAGACTGATAAAATCGTTagaaattttattgatattttcTCAACCGTACCTGATAATTTAACaactttaattgaatttgtcAAAGAGAATATTCAATGGTGTAAAGATACAAATAGAATTTATTTAAGACAAAGATTAGAAACTAAACTTTTTACATT aatgTTTGAAGCAAAAGATTATGCAAATGCATTAAGCGGATTAACAACATTATTAacagaaattaaaagattggATGATAAACCATTATTAGTTGAAATTCAACTTGTTGAGAGTAGAATTCAACATGCTCTTAAAAATATTCCAAAAGCAAGAGCTGCTTTAACTTCTGCTCGTACAAATGCAAATACAATCTATTGTCCACCAAAACTTCAAGCTGAAATCGATATGCAATCTGGTATTTTACATTCTGAAGAAAAAGATTATAAAACTGC tttttCATACTTTTTCGAATCATATGAAACTTATGATAGTCTTGAAGATCCATTTGCAATGAAAGCATTAAAGTATATGTTACTTTGTAAAATTATGACCAACCAA actGATGATGTTCATGCATTAGTTAATGGTAAAATTGGTTTGAAATATCATAACAATAGATCCATTGAAGCAATTActcaaatttcaaaatctcATGCAAAGAGATCACTTCATATGTTCCAAGAGGTAACCAAAGAATTTTCTGATCAATTATCTGATGATCCAATCATTCATAGTCATTTAACTGAATTATATAGTAATCTTCTTGAACAA aatttatgTCGTATTATTGAACCATTCTCAAGGGTTGAAATTTCACATATtgcaaaattaattgatttaccagttgatgttgttgaaaGAAAATTATCACTTATGATCCTTGATAAGAAATATAATGGTATCCTCGATCAAGGTACTGGTActttaattgtatttgaagaacaaaaagaagataaattatttaattgttctttAGAAACTATTGGTGCTTTAAGTCGTGTTGTTGATTTACTTTatgaaaaaacaaacaaactttcttaa
- the trmt6 gene encoding tRNA (adenine-N(1)-)-methyltransferase non-catalytic subunit (Similar to m1A58) has protein sequence METETPMDVETKSTTSNTNDNNNNTTIVKTTSNIIKEGDHVILDINNGEKFSVIKVKLGSKVKIGKKQILINSIIGESYYSSFQVSNEKNTLERITQKEIDDRLNNLVELNQNDADNRNLDQNNTAQKLTQEDINEMKQKGTDSNTIIKTIVENSESFKTKTSFSQIKYLKKKIKKYSTIVKIIKPTLKSLTEAYYKKDSRKICGLRFDSFGQLLTLGNIRANSQVLVVETCMGLVTGSIAERMNGQGTILSAYIGKGPSLSIVNNFGFNTDVLNTIYPFNLNITSVLNKGEDISKLPPTASSGIYDKQVKEKEKEKEKDENVKDEKESGEEAKTIINQRNDTSNENIVKLLKDGGVWSLVIVTKYSPLNILLSCWPYLNSSGSFVIYSQFPQPLMEVHQFLHKNQMAVNQQISEIWMREHQVLPKRTHPMMGMDGASGFILYGTKVTKPIQKSTTTTTTTTTTTTNNSINPTKTTASLDIENKVIDATTSSSSSSTAAATTTEEDKEDSESALKKRKIDE, from the exons atggaaACTGAAACTCCAATGGATGTtgaaacaaaatcaacaacaagcaACACCaatgacaataataataataccacaATTGTCAAAACCacttcaaatattattaaagaagGTGATCATGTCATTTTAGATATAAATAATGGTGAAAAGTTCTCTGTAATTAAAGTAAAATTAGGAAG taaggttaaaattggtaaaaaacaaattttaataaattcaattattggtGAATCTTATTATTCAAGTTTTCAAGtttcaaatgaaaagaatACATTAGAACGTATTAcacaaaaagaaattgatgatAGATTAAACAATTTGGTTGAATTGAATCAAAATGATGCAGATAATAGAAATTTAGATCAAAATAATACAGCACAAAAATTAACACAAGAAGATATCAATGAAATGAAACAAAAAGGTACAGACTCAAATACAATCATTAAAACAATCGTTGAAAATAGTGAAagttttaaaactaaaactTCATTCTcacaaattaaatatttaaaaaagaaaattaaaaaatattcaacaatcgttaaaattattaaaccaactttaaaatcattaactGAAgcatattataaaaaagattcaagAAAAATTTG tgGTCTTAGATTTGATTCATTTGGACAATTATTAACATTAGGTAATATTAGAGCAAATAGTCAAGTATTAGTAGTTGAAACATGTATGGGATTAGTTACTGGATCAATTGCAGAGAGAATGAATGGTCAAGGAACAATTCTATCAGCATATATTGGTAAAGGACCATCACTatcaattgttaataattttggtttCAATACAGATGTTTTAAATACAATTTATCcattcaatttaaatattacaagtgttttaaataaaggtGAAGATATCAGTAAATTACCACCAACAGCATCATCTGGTATTTATGATAAACAagttaaagaaaaagaaaaagaaaaagaaaaagatgaaaatgtaaaagatgaaaaagaaagtGGTGAAGAAGCAAAAACTATTATAAATCAAAGAAATGATacatcaaatgaaaatattgtaaaattattaaaggaTGGTGGTGTTTGGTCATTGGTTATTGTTACAAAGTATTCaccattaaatattttattatcatgtTGGccatatttaaattcatcagGTAGTTTTGTAATTTATTCACAGTTCCCACAACCATTGATGGAAGTTCATCAATTCCTTCATAAGAATCAAATGGCTGTAAATCAACAAATCTCTGAAATTTGGATGAGAGAACATCAAGTACTACCAAAAAGAACTCATCCAATGATGGGTATGGATGGTGCAAGTGGTTTCATTTTATATGGTACTAAAGTTACaaaaccaattcaaaaatcaactacaactaccacaactactaccaccaccaccactaataACTCAATCAATCCAACTAAAACCACTGCTTCAttagatattgaaaataaagttaTAGATGCAactacatcatcatcatcatcatcaacagcagcagcaacaacaactgaAGAAGATAAAGAAGATAGTGAATCAGCattaaagaaaagaaaaattgatgaataa
- a CDS encoding RING zinc finger-containing protein gives MKKHINKNEYKNEIENVGNDFNHLDNFENYDDDDDEDFYYNPSKEFTNIKNNSNNNKDNENYDKKKEEENKENEIEEEEYNNDDEEVDKPLKLICEDSTCSICLSPFENLTFLDICFHQFCFVCILQWSELNQRCPLCKSEYHSLIYQVKSNTDYQRFIIQNKRQTTTTTTTTTNSNTQRRPQQQQHHNDSNHIYNNNNNNQRRQQVYLPNLSITEQHNARKSIYSRNVKAIPMVPPFKLYLDPQSINSNFKSFKTKVQPWIKRELQSILQTSDTEILEDLILELLKKYNIIHDSKIHETLEKFLFQKTNLFIHELICFATSPYNIKTYDSKVIYDKRQSLITDMNNLNNNNNNNNNNNNNNNNNNNNNNNENNNENNNKNGNEESMEPLSQILQQTNSPIKHIPSFLSNILTEEIEKQELIEKERIENDIQSERKRIIQIDQEENIRKILRLKEPNWNNFNDLNSISTDQLEYEISNLSGYIYNLKNFKNNNNNNNNNNNNNNNNNNNNNNNNNINNSNNNNNNINNSNNNNIKKNNNKNNNNDDNN, from the exons ATGAAAAAACACATAAacaaaaatgaatataaaaatgaaatcgaAAATGTTGGTAATGACTTTAACCATTtagataattttgaaaattatgatgacgatgatgatgaagattttTACTATAACCCAAGTAAAGAATtcacaaatataaaaaataatagtaataataataaagataatgaaaattatgataaaaaaaaagaagaagaaaataaagaaaatgaaattgaagaagaggaatataataatgatgatgaagaagtaGATAAACCactgaaattaatatgtgAAGATTCAACATGTTCAATTTGTCTTTCTCCATTTGAAAATCTTacatttttagatatttgtTTTC AccaattttgttttgtttgtaTATTACAATGGTCAGAATTAAATCAAAGATGTCCACTTTGTAAAAGTGAATatcattctttaatttatcaagttAAATCAAATACAGATTAtcaaagatttattattcaaaataaaagacaaactactacaactactacaactactacaaatAGTAATACACAAAGAAggccacaacaacaacagcatcaTAATGACTCAAatcatatttataataataataataataatcaaagaaGACAACAAGTATATTTACCAAACTTATCAATTACAGAACAACATAATGCAAGAAAAAGTATTTATTCAAGAAATGTTAAGGCTATACCAATGGTaccaccatttaaattatatttagatCCACAATcgataaattcaaattttaaatcatttaaaactaAAGTTCAACCATGGATTAAAAGAGAACTTCAATCAATTTTACAAACTTCTGATACTGAAATTTTagaagatttaattttagaactcttaaaaaagtataataTTATTCATGATTCAAAAATTCATGAAACTTTAGAGAAATTCTTATTTCAAAAAACTAATCTCTTTATTCatgaattaatttgttttgcaACTTCACcctataatattaaaacttaTGATTCAAAAGTAATTTATGATAAAAGACAATCATTAATAACTGATatgaataatttaaacaataataataataataataataataataataataataataataataataataataataataataatgaaaataataatgagaataataataaaaatggaaatgaaGAATCAATGGAACCATTGTCACAGATTTTACAACAAACTAATTCGCCAATTAAACATATTCCATCATTCTTATCGAATATATTAACTGAAGAGATTgaaaaacaagaattaattgaaaaagaaagaatagAAAATGATATTCAATCAGAGAGAAAACGtataattcaaattgatCAAGAGGAAAATATTAGAAAAATTTTGAGATTAAAAGAACCAAATTggaataattttaatgactTAAATTCTATATCTACTGATCAGCTAGaatatgaaatttcaaatttatcaggttatatttataatttaaaaaattttaaaaacaataataataataataataataataataataataataataataataataataataataataataataataatataaataatagtaataataataataataatataaataatagtaataataataatattaaaaaaaataataataaaaataataataatgatgataataattaa